A portion of the Lolium rigidum isolate FL_2022 chromosome 1, APGP_CSIRO_Lrig_0.1, whole genome shotgun sequence genome contains these proteins:
- the LOC124683568 gene encoding protein DETOXIFICATION 16-like, protein MEKQTTILEETLLQRSPEWKQEESLSIGEEVKRQLWLAGPLIAANLLQNLIPMISVMLVGHLGELPLAGASVANSFATVTGFSLMQGMATALDTLCGQAYGARQYHLLGIYKQRAMLILTLVSVPVAVLWFYTGSVLLLVGQDEDIAMEAGTYARWMIPALFAYGLLQCHVRFLQTQNIVLPVMLSAAPTALFHLPVCWLLVHGLGLGSKGAALSNAISFWINVVILAVYVRVSRTCNKTWTGFSVEAFHDLLSFFRLAVPSALMVCLEWWSYEALVLLSGLLPNPELETSVLSITLNTATLVFMIPSGLGAAISTRVSNELGAGRPQAARLAVRAVLMFAASEGLIMSLLLVSVRHIWGYTYSDEEEVVAYVAKMLLLIAVSNFFDGIQSVLSGVARGCGWQKIGACINLGAFYLVGLPAAYLLAFVLRVGGMGLWAGIICGSTVQVLLLLAITLRTDWQKEATKAKNRVFYSAMPTDLAI, encoded by the exons ATGGAGAAGCAGACGACAATCCTGGAGGAAACCCTCCTCCAGAGGAGCCCGGAGTGGAAGCAGGAGGAGAGCTTGTCGATAGGCGAAGAGGTGAAGAGGCAGCTGTGGCTGGCCGGGCCGCTCATCGCCGCTAATCTGCTGCAGAACCTTATCCCGATGATTTCCGTCATGCTCGTCGGCCACCTCGGCGAGCTGCCCCTCGCGGGCGCCTCCGTGGCCAACTCCTTCGCCACAGTCACCGGATTCAGCCTAATG CAGGGCATGGCTACTGCTCTGGACACCTTGTGCGGTCAAGCATACGGAGCCAGGCAATACCATCTGCTCGGCATCTACAAGCAACGGGCAATGCTTATACTCACCCTGGTCAGCGTCCCGGTGGCCGTTCTGTGGTTCTATACCGGCAGCGTCCTGCTCCTTGTCGGCCAGGACGAGGACATTGCCATGGAGGCTGGCACCTACGCCCGATGGATGATCCCAGCGCTCTTCGCCTACGGCCTTCTGCAGTGCCATGTCCGGTTCCTGCAGACGCAGAACATCGTGCTCCCGGTGATGCTGAGCGCTGCCCCGACGGCGCTCTTCCACCTCCCCGTCTGCTGGCTGCTGGTGCATGGCCTCGGGCTAGGCAGCAAGGGCGCTGCTCTTAGCAACGCCATCTCCTTCTGGATCAACGTGGTCATTCTGGCCGTGTACGTGAGGGTGTCGAGAACTTGCAACAAGACATGGACGGGATTCTCCGTGGAAGCTTTCCATGACCTGCTTAGCTTCTTCAGACTCGCCGTACCATCTGCTCTCATGGTCTG CTTGGAATGGTGGTCATACGAGGCCCTGGTGCTGTTGTCAGGGCTTCTTCCTAACCCCGAACTTGAAACGTCAGTCCTGTCGATCAC CCTCAACACGGCgaccttagtgttcatgatacccTCCGGTCTTGGAGCCGCCATAAG CACCCGAGTTTCAAACGAGCTCGGAGCAGGCAGACCACAGGCCGCCCGCCTTGCCGTGCGCGCCGTTTTGATGTTTGCCGCCTCGGAAGGCCTGATCATGAGCCTACTACTGGTCTCTGTGCGCCACATCTGGGGTTATACttacagcgacgaggaggaggtcgTGGCATACGTAGCCAAGATGCTTCTGCTGATTGCAGTTTCCAACTTCTTTGACGGAATTCAGTCCGTTCTCTCAG GTGTGGCCAGAGGCTGTGGGTGGCAGAAGATAGGTGCCTGCATCAACCTCGGCGCATTCTACCTCGTTGGCTTACCGGCTGCCTATCTCCTAGCCTTCGTGCTGCGCGTCGGCGGAATG GGCCTTTGGGCGGGAATTATCTGTGGCAGCACGGTGCAGGTCTTGCTGCTCCTGGCCATCACACTGCGCACCGACTGGCAGAAGGAG GCAACAAAGGCGAAGAACAGAGTCTTCTATTCTGCCATGCCAACAGATCTCGCGATATGA